A genomic segment from Candidatus Sysuiplasma acidicola encodes:
- a CDS encoding DUF1275 family protein has protein sequence MTSVTTGVENATADDQDHKGNVAARDLLLYALTFVAGSMDAISFIGLGQVFTANMTGNTVLMAIAVGSGKFLAASRSVVALLGFAAGAMLAGRMVDPGRHKILWSKSVTRVLFVEFAIAVVFALAWFFNHGSDNQLDIQGLIVLSALSMGLQSGAARRLSVSGVSTVVVTSMLTSLMAELAALGAASPNRVRWTMVFVSLFAGAAASGVLLVTVRILAPVLPAAVLCLICIAAIRKFHNSLP, from the coding sequence TTGACTTCCGTAACGACAGGTGTAGAAAACGCCACTGCTGACGACCAGGATCACAAGGGCAACGTTGCTGCAAGGGACTTACTGCTCTACGCGCTGACATTCGTTGCCGGAAGCATGGACGCCATCAGTTTCATCGGACTCGGACAGGTGTTCACTGCAAACATGACAGGCAACACGGTCCTCATGGCCATAGCTGTCGGGAGCGGCAAGTTCCTTGCGGCGAGCAGGTCAGTCGTTGCACTGCTGGGTTTCGCGGCTGGAGCGATGCTCGCGGGAAGAATGGTAGATCCGGGAAGGCACAAGATATTGTGGTCAAAAAGCGTGACAAGAGTGCTTTTTGTCGAGTTTGCAATTGCTGTTGTTTTTGCGCTGGCGTGGTTCTTCAACCACGGCTCTGACAACCAGTTAGATATTCAGGGGCTTATCGTGCTGAGTGCCCTTTCCATGGGTCTTCAGAGCGGCGCTGCAAGACGTCTTTCAGTTTCAGGAGTCTCGACAGTTGTCGTGACAAGCATGCTCACCAGCCTGATGGCTGAGCTGGCTGCACTGGGTGCCGCGAGTCCGAACAGGGTGAGGTGGACAATGGTTTTTGTATCTCTCTTCGCCGGAGCCGCTGCAAGCGGTGTCCTGCTGGTGACAGTGAGAATACTTGCCCCGGTACTGCCGGCAGCAGTACTCTGCCTGATTTGCATTGCGGCGATCAGGAAATTCCACAATAGTCTGCCATGA
- a CDS encoding VOC family protein: protein MVPPVFKIVETSLYVNDLELSESFYTGVLGLRVHSRKEDRDVFLVAGRNMLLLFNPRFLKKEKELEGESAIPQIYETSRTHIAFEIDPPDYDAWKAHLAASKVDIEQEVRWDNGSRSMYFRDPDGNVIELIEHGLWPVPPR from the coding sequence ATGGTTCCGCCTGTTTTCAAAATCGTTGAAACATCTCTGTATGTCAACGATCTTGAGCTTAGCGAGTCATTTTACACCGGCGTACTCGGTCTGCGTGTTCACAGCAGGAAGGAAGACAGAGACGTTTTTCTGGTAGCTGGAAGGAATATGCTGCTTCTGTTCAATCCGCGATTCCTCAAGAAGGAGAAGGAACTGGAAGGTGAGAGTGCGATTCCACAGATCTATGAAACAAGCCGGACACATATAGCGTTTGAAATTGACCCGCCTGATTACGACGCCTGGAAGGCACATCTTGCTGCCAGCAAAGTGGATATCGAACAGGAAGTGAGATGGGATAACGGTTCCCGCTCGATGTATTTTCGTGACCCCGACGGGAATGTTATTGAACTGATAGAGCATGGCCTATGGCCGGTGCCTCCACGGTGA
- a CDS encoding hydantoinase B/oxoprolinase family protein: MRENPIVSEIIRSSLTFCSEEMGTALRNSAYSPNIKDRMDHSCAIMDPHGRLLAQAEHIPVHLGSLPWGLKKTLEYVEREGMELFSGDMVMVNNPYLSGTHLNDITLISPVFSKGRIVAYAANKAHHSDVGGKVPGSIPPDATDLFQEGMIIDPVKLVNMGRINGDVLSLLSSNSRDPYQRKGDARAQIAANILGEKRIMSMVSEYGIRSFESASESALDYSERMTRLAISSFPGAAGEAADCMEMPGMDDIPMRVSVTRHNDTIAIDYTGTSKQVRAPINAVYGVTLSAVYYVLKCITDPDIMMNDGCFRPITVNVPQGTLLNPTFPYPVSAGNTETTMRNADLLLRAFYGLVPDRIPAACGGSMNNIMIGGICRGRTWSFYETNAVGMGASSGMDGADGIHCNMTNTLNTPAELVELYYPLSIVRYQFREGSGGPGKWRGGAGIERSYRVRSDDTRFTVMAEREWHSPPGLKGGGEGSRTEVYVEHDGQVKRIPTKCSIDLASGDVVTIKTAGGGGYGPYEDRAPELLEHDSRDRLIRRP; this comes from the coding sequence ATGAGAGAGAATCCGATTGTTTCCGAGATTATCAGGAGTTCACTCACCTTCTGCAGCGAGGAGATGGGCACAGCACTGCGGAATTCGGCCTATTCGCCGAACATCAAGGACAGGATGGACCATTCCTGTGCAATAATGGATCCCCATGGACGGCTTCTGGCACAGGCAGAACACATACCTGTCCATCTCGGCTCGCTGCCGTGGGGACTGAAGAAGACGCTTGAATACGTGGAAAGAGAGGGCATGGAGCTTTTCAGTGGAGACATGGTCATGGTGAATAACCCGTATCTCTCCGGAACACACCTCAACGATATTACGCTGATCAGCCCGGTTTTCAGCAAAGGCAGGATAGTCGCCTACGCCGCAAACAAGGCGCATCACAGCGATGTCGGCGGCAAGGTCCCGGGCAGCATTCCTCCGGACGCAACCGACCTGTTCCAGGAAGGCATGATAATTGACCCGGTAAAACTCGTAAACATGGGGAGGATAAACGGTGATGTGCTGAGTCTGCTGTCCTCCAATTCGAGGGATCCTTACCAGAGAAAGGGCGACGCGCGTGCCCAGATTGCGGCAAACATTCTCGGTGAGAAAAGGATCATGTCCATGGTGTCTGAATACGGCATTCGATCGTTCGAATCGGCGTCAGAATCAGCGCTCGACTATTCCGAAAGGATGACGCGTCTTGCGATCAGCTCTTTCCCTGGTGCGGCGGGAGAGGCAGCGGATTGTATGGAAATGCCAGGCATGGATGACATCCCTATGCGTGTGAGCGTAACAAGGCACAATGACACAATTGCAATCGACTACACTGGCACCTCAAAGCAGGTCAGGGCCCCGATCAACGCAGTATACGGTGTCACTCTCTCGGCCGTTTACTACGTTCTGAAGTGCATCACAGATCCGGATATAATGATGAATGACGGATGCTTCAGGCCGATAACTGTCAACGTGCCGCAAGGCACACTGCTGAACCCCACTTTCCCCTACCCGGTCTCTGCCGGAAACACGGAGACCACCATGAGGAACGCCGATCTTCTGCTGAGAGCATTCTACGGCCTTGTCCCGGACAGGATACCGGCTGCCTGCGGCGGGTCGATGAACAACATCATGATCGGAGGCATCTGCCGTGGCAGAACATGGTCATTCTACGAGACAAATGCGGTTGGCATGGGCGCCTCCAGTGGCATGGATGGCGCAGACGGCATACACTGCAACATGACCAACACACTCAACACACCCGCTGAGCTTGTGGAGCTTTACTATCCGCTGTCTATCGTGCGGTATCAGTTCAGAGAAGGCAGCGGCGGTCCCGGGAAATGGAGAGGAGGGGCAGGCATCGAACGTTCCTACAGAGTAAGGAGTGATGATACACGCTTCACAGTAATGGCCGAAAGGGAGTGGCATTCGCCCCCGGGTCTCAAGGGTGGAGGGGAAGGAAGCAGAACGGAGGTCTATGTGGAACATGACGGGCAGGTGAAAAGGATACCTACAAAATGTTCGATTGATCTCGCTTCGGGCGATGTCGTGACGATAAAAACAGCAGGCGGTGGAGGGTATGGCCCATATGAAGACAGGGCCCCGGAATTACTGGAACACGACAGCAGAGATCGCCTGATCCGCCGCCCCTGA
- a CDS encoding hydantoinase/oxoprolinase family protein yields MAGCLIGIDIGGTFTDIVAYDEESHDFSFIKLPSSVKPEEGVMSGLTQMRADGRKLSVLFHSTTVATNALLTRTGWPKIALITTEGFRDVLEIGRQKRSELYNLRVERPPPVVPRHLRFTVNERTDGSGKVEMPVDRREIDALAGRMRDEKVQAVCISFINAYLNQENEHTACSILSGELDIPVICASDIDPLPKEYERTSTAAVNALLCPIVSTYLSRLRSLVKDEFGPVPVYIMQSDGGATSVKGAIDVPVSIIESGPASGVVSALHMSDLLSKRNLLTFDMGGTTAKAGMIHNGQVEYSQEFEAAGKTHSGRSIRGSGYPVRFPFIDLAETSSGGGSIAWIDAGGVLRVGPTSAGSFPGPVCYGKGGTEPTVTDANVVAGRLNQKSLLSGTMPISRSGAEKAVKRKIASALSLDVGNAALGIIAIANNQMSKIMRIVSVERGHDPRRFELIAFGGAGPLHAAEVAQSLGVESVIIPPSPGLFSAYGLITADLKREYKKAVMKLADEMNGRDLAAFYGELEKKAVEEAEAEGWKGSRVLFHRTASVQYSNQGWELTIPVRFKPARKPSGRALDISTLLSYFSRKHRQVYGYASPADPVNIVSLNLTSVIVLPKVRRNKTGMGSAAVSPRARVGERNVLYADRERLSVIYSREELRSGNSISGPAVIEQYDSTTLIPGNWKVGVDGYGNLIMRRRK; encoded by the coding sequence GTGGCCGGTTGTCTGATAGGCATCGACATAGGCGGGACTTTCACAGACATCGTCGCCTATGATGAAGAGTCTCATGATTTCTCATTCATCAAACTGCCCAGTTCTGTGAAACCTGAGGAGGGCGTGATGAGCGGCCTTACTCAGATGAGGGCTGACGGCAGGAAACTCAGCGTTCTGTTTCATTCCACCACCGTTGCAACAAATGCACTTCTCACCAGGACCGGCTGGCCGAAGATTGCGCTGATAACAACGGAGGGATTCAGGGATGTTCTGGAAATTGGCAGGCAGAAGAGATCGGAGCTTTACAACCTGAGGGTTGAAAGACCGCCGCCTGTTGTGCCACGGCATCTCCGTTTCACAGTGAATGAAAGGACAGATGGCAGCGGGAAAGTGGAGATGCCTGTCGACAGAAGAGAAATCGATGCCCTGGCAGGCAGAATGAGGGATGAAAAGGTGCAGGCGGTCTGCATCTCCTTCATAAACGCCTATCTGAACCAGGAGAATGAACATACGGCGTGCTCTATCCTTTCAGGCGAGCTCGATATACCTGTCATATGCGCTTCGGACATAGACCCTCTTCCAAAGGAGTATGAGCGCACTAGCACCGCGGCCGTTAACGCCCTCCTCTGCCCGATTGTTTCTACATACCTCAGCAGACTCCGTTCACTTGTGAAGGACGAATTCGGCCCTGTTCCTGTTTACATAATGCAGTCGGACGGCGGCGCAACATCGGTAAAGGGTGCCATCGACGTGCCTGTATCAATCATTGAATCGGGCCCTGCTAGCGGAGTCGTTTCTGCACTGCACATGAGCGACCTTCTCTCGAAGAGGAACCTACTGACGTTCGACATGGGTGGAACAACGGCCAAGGCCGGCATGATCCATAATGGACAGGTAGAATATTCACAGGAGTTTGAGGCGGCAGGTAAAACACACAGCGGCCGCTCCATCCGGGGCAGCGGTTATCCCGTCCGTTTCCCTTTCATAGACCTCGCCGAAACAAGCTCGGGCGGCGGTTCGATTGCATGGATTGATGCAGGTGGCGTCCTCCGTGTGGGCCCGACAAGCGCGGGCTCGTTTCCCGGACCAGTCTGCTACGGGAAGGGAGGAACAGAGCCGACTGTCACCGACGCAAATGTAGTCGCAGGCAGGCTCAATCAGAAAAGCCTGCTTTCAGGCACAATGCCCATCAGCAGATCAGGGGCGGAGAAGGCTGTGAAAAGAAAAATTGCCAGCGCACTTTCGCTCGATGTCGGGAACGCGGCGCTGGGCATCATTGCGATAGCGAACAATCAGATGTCAAAGATCATGCGTATAGTCAGCGTCGAGAGGGGACATGATCCAAGGCGTTTTGAACTGATAGCGTTCGGTGGCGCAGGCCCTCTCCACGCTGCCGAGGTTGCACAATCGCTCGGCGTGGAGTCTGTTATCATACCGCCATCCCCCGGCCTGTTCTCTGCCTACGGACTGATTACGGCGGATCTGAAGAGGGAGTACAAGAAGGCCGTAATGAAATTGGCAGATGAAATGAATGGTCGGGACCTTGCCGCTTTTTACGGCGAGCTCGAGAAGAAGGCGGTGGAGGAGGCAGAAGCAGAGGGGTGGAAGGGAAGCAGGGTTCTCTTTCACAGAACTGCCAGTGTTCAATACTCTAACCAGGGCTGGGAGCTTACCATTCCCGTGCGATTCAAGCCCGCCCGCAAGCCTTCAGGAAGGGCATTGGACATCTCCACACTCTTATCATATTTCAGCAGGAAACACAGGCAGGTTTACGGCTACGCCTCGCCTGCAGATCCAGTAAATATTGTTTCGCTGAACCTGACGTCCGTTATCGTTTTACCCAAAGTGCGCAGAAACAAGACAGGGATGGGGAGCGCAGCTGTAAGCCCCAGGGCACGTGTCGGCGAAAGAAATGTGCTGTATGCGGACAGAGAGAGGCTATCAGTAATATATTCGAGAGAAGAACTGAGGAGCGGCAACTCAATCTCCGGGCCGGCTGTCATAGAGCAGTATGATTCAACAACACTGATACCGGGAAACTGGAAGGTCGGGGTCGACGGCTACGGCAACCTGATAATGAGGCGACGGAAATGA
- a CDS encoding pyrrolidone-carboxylate peptidase (catalyzes the removal of 5-oxoproline from various penultimate amino acid residues except L-proline), protein MPRSPVVLFGFEPFLQFRENPSEKIVRALNGTSIGGRKIIGRILPVDYGSIEKRIMSEIDRSRPAAVIGTGLAAGRSNLSIEKVAINYKFSEEPDNRGKSANGGPIDRNAPDGIFSNMHPEEAAGRLNRLGIPASVSLSAGAYLCNFAMFIMAREASRRGFVSGFVHLPCDEEMASKTSYRRFPFMSLDAMKSGVESVIEHALAIRT, encoded by the coding sequence ATGCCGCGATCCCCTGTTGTTCTGTTCGGTTTCGAACCATTCCTGCAGTTCAGGGAAAACCCATCTGAGAAGATTGTCCGGGCGCTGAATGGAACCTCAATTGGAGGAAGGAAGATCATCGGCAGGATACTTCCGGTCGATTATGGCTCCATTGAAAAAAGGATCATGTCTGAAATCGACAGGAGCAGACCGGCAGCAGTTATTGGCACCGGCCTCGCTGCAGGCAGGTCCAATCTCAGCATCGAGAAGGTGGCAATCAATTACAAATTCTCAGAGGAACCTGACAACAGGGGAAAGTCTGCGAACGGCGGTCCAATTGACAGAAATGCTCCAGACGGCATATTCTCCAATATGCATCCTGAGGAAGCAGCCGGGCGACTGAACCGGCTTGGCATACCGGCATCCGTCAGCCTCTCTGCAGGCGCATATCTGTGCAACTTCGCGATGTTCATTATGGCAAGGGAGGCGTCAAGACGGGGATTTGTCAGCGGTTTCGTTCATCTGCCCTGCGACGAGGAGATGGCTTCCAAGACCTCATACAGGAGATTCCCTTTCATGAGTCTCGATGCAATGAAGAGCGGGGTAGAATCTGTAATAGAACATGCTCTGGCAATACGGACGTAA
- a CDS encoding MarR family transcriptional regulator, whose product MAGDRELQEAWTRLIDVGRVMKREFDHGLQHFGISYVEFKILSLLELKGPMTMANIADELIITKAGVTLLTDRLEERQLLARTRMEGDRRLIFVTTTKEGRELFRRANRHYIRMVKSKFEVLNDGDITRLIEIMEKMNTAAKTEDSPVPAT is encoded by the coding sequence ATGGCGGGAGACAGGGAATTGCAGGAAGCATGGACCAGACTGATTGACGTTGGAAGAGTCATGAAGAGGGAATTTGATCATGGCCTTCAGCATTTTGGCATTTCCTATGTTGAATTCAAGATACTCTCCCTCCTGGAACTCAAGGGACCGATGACCATGGCGAACATTGCTGACGAGCTGATAATAACAAAGGCGGGCGTCACTTTGCTTACCGACAGGCTCGAGGAGAGGCAGCTCCTTGCCCGGACGAGAATGGAAGGGGACAGGCGCCTGATATTTGTCACAACCACGAAGGAAGGCAGGGAACTGTTCAGGAGGGCCAACAGGCATTATATCAGGATGGTTAAATCAAAGTTCGAAGTGCTGAACGACGGCGATATAACCAGGCTCATCGAAATAATGGAAAAAATGAATACTGCGGCTAAAACTGAAGACAGTCCTGTTCCTGCCACGTAG